In one Ornithinimicrobium pratense genomic region, the following are encoded:
- a CDS encoding bifunctional salicylyl-CoA 5-hydroxylase/oxidoreductase: MRIAIIGGGPGGLYFAALTKALDPSHEITVWERNAPDDTFGFGVVFSDETLGGIEHADRAVYEAMEAEFARWDDIDVHLDGQVWTSGGHGFAAMTRKRLLEILQARCRELGITLHFRSQAPDVDELAADYDLVLAADGLNSGVRHRYQDTFRPTLDARTCKYMWLGTTKVFDAFKFYVLRTQWGVMQVHGYPYDATGSTFILEMREDVWRAAGFDHAEDRAWVPGESDEESIARVQELCADIFEGHEVMANNSRWITFTTIRNETWRAGERGNIVILGDAAHTAHFSIGSGTKLAMEDALALAACLHEHDDLDAALSAYEEERKPVVESTQRAAQASLEWFENLDQYMDQEPEQFAFNIMTRSRRVTHDNLKVRDPEFVRQIDDWFARTTPGGRPDTPPMFQPFRLGGLELTNRIVVSPMDMYVSPGDGMPTDFHLVHLGGKAMGGAGLVMTEMVCTSPEGRITPGCTGIWTDEQAAAWRRIVDEVHRLSSAKIGLQVGHSGRKGSTKLMWEGMDQPLEEGNWEVVAPSPLPYRPGGSQVPRELTSEDLEAIKEEHVDAARRGAEAGFDLLELHCAHGYLLSSFISPVTNQRTDEYGGGGGAGLAGRLRYPLEVFTAMREVWPAERPMTVRISATDWVEGGIGVEDAVQIAQAFKDAGADAIDVSSGQVTPDEQPAFGRSYQTPFADAIRNRVGIPTIAVGIISSWDDVNSIVLAGRADLCAVGRAHLYNPNWTLHAAVEQDYDGPGAVWPLPWRAGRRKPQTGRSDGPKPRLQLVREGETGSRHARWRPGV; encoded by the coding sequence ATGCGCATCGCGATCATCGGTGGGGGTCCGGGCGGGCTGTACTTCGCCGCGCTGACCAAGGCGCTGGACCCGTCCCACGAGATCACGGTGTGGGAGCGGAACGCTCCCGACGACACCTTCGGCTTCGGCGTCGTCTTTTCCGACGAGACCCTCGGCGGCATCGAGCACGCCGACCGCGCGGTCTACGAGGCGATGGAAGCGGAGTTCGCGCGCTGGGACGACATCGACGTCCACCTGGACGGGCAGGTCTGGACCTCCGGCGGTCACGGCTTCGCGGCGATGACCCGCAAGCGGCTGCTGGAGATCCTGCAGGCCCGCTGCCGGGAGCTGGGCATCACCCTGCACTTCCGCTCCCAGGCCCCCGACGTGGACGAGCTGGCTGCCGACTACGACCTGGTGCTGGCCGCCGACGGGCTCAACTCCGGCGTCCGGCACCGCTACCAGGACACCTTCCGGCCCACCCTGGACGCCCGCACCTGCAAGTACATGTGGCTCGGGACCACCAAGGTCTTCGACGCCTTCAAGTTCTACGTCTTGCGCACCCAGTGGGGGGTGATGCAGGTCCACGGCTACCCCTACGACGCGACCGGCTCCACCTTCATCCTGGAGATGCGCGAGGACGTATGGCGCGCGGCCGGGTTCGACCACGCCGAAGACCGGGCCTGGGTGCCGGGGGAGAGCGACGAGGAGTCGATCGCCCGGGTCCAGGAGCTGTGCGCCGACATCTTCGAGGGCCACGAGGTGATGGCCAACAACTCCCGCTGGATCACCTTCACCACGATCCGCAACGAGACCTGGCGGGCCGGGGAGCGCGGCAACATCGTCATCCTCGGCGACGCGGCGCATACCGCCCACTTCTCGATCGGCTCGGGCACCAAGCTGGCGATGGAGGACGCCCTGGCCCTGGCCGCCTGCCTGCACGAGCACGACGACCTCGACGCGGCACTCAGTGCCTACGAGGAGGAGCGCAAGCCGGTCGTGGAGTCGACCCAGCGCGCCGCCCAGGCCTCCCTGGAGTGGTTCGAGAACCTGGACCAGTACATGGACCAGGAGCCCGAGCAGTTCGCCTTCAACATCATGACCCGCAGCCGGCGGGTCACCCACGACAACCTCAAGGTCCGCGACCCGGAGTTCGTGCGGCAGATCGACGACTGGTTCGCCCGCACCACCCCGGGCGGACGGCCGGACACCCCGCCGATGTTCCAGCCCTTCCGGCTGGGCGGGCTGGAGCTGACCAACCGGATCGTGGTCTCCCCGATGGACATGTACGTCTCACCCGGCGACGGGATGCCGACCGACTTCCACCTGGTCCACCTGGGCGGCAAGGCGATGGGCGGCGCCGGGCTGGTGATGACCGAGATGGTGTGCACCTCCCCGGAAGGGCGGATCACCCCAGGCTGCACCGGCATCTGGACCGACGAGCAGGCCGCCGCATGGCGGCGCATCGTGGACGAGGTGCACCGGCTGAGCAGCGCCAAGATCGGTCTGCAGGTCGGGCACTCCGGTCGCAAGGGCTCGACCAAGCTCATGTGGGAGGGCATGGACCAGCCGCTGGAGGAGGGCAACTGGGAGGTGGTCGCGCCCTCGCCGCTGCCCTACCGCCCTGGCGGCAGCCAGGTGCCGCGCGAGCTGACCAGTGAGGACCTGGAGGCGATCAAAGAGGAGCACGTCGATGCTGCCCGACGCGGCGCGGAAGCCGGTTTCGACCTGCTAGAGCTGCACTGCGCCCACGGCTACCTCCTCTCCTCCTTCATCTCCCCGGTGACCAACCAGCGCACGGATGAGTACGGAGGCGGCGGTGGTGCTGGGCTGGCCGGGCGGCTGCGCTACCCGCTGGAGGTCTTCACCGCGATGCGCGAGGTCTGGCCCGCGGAGCGGCCGATGACCGTGCGGATCTCGGCGACCGACTGGGTCGAGGGCGGCATCGGCGTCGAGGACGCGGTGCAGATCGCCCAGGCGTTCAAGGACGCCGGCGCGGACGCCATCGACGTCTCCTCCGGCCAGGTCACCCCCGACGAGCAGCCCGCATTCGGCCGCTCCTACCAGACCCCGTTCGCCGACGCGATCCGCAACCGGGTCGGGATCCCGACGATCGCCGTGGGGATCATCTCCTCCTGGGACGATGTGAACTCGATCGTCCTCGCCGGCCGCGCCGACCTGTGCGCGGTCGGCCGCGCCCACCTCTACAACCCGAACTGGACCCTGCACGCCGCGGTCGAGCAGGACTATGACGGTCCGGGCGCGGTGTGGCCGCTGCCGTGGCGCGCGGGTCGCCGCAAGCCGCAGACCGGGCGCTCCGATGGTCCCAAGCCGCGCCTGCAGCTGGTCCGTGAGGGCGAGACCGGGAGCCGACACGCTCGGTGGAGGCCCGGGGTATGA
- a CDS encoding SDR family NAD(P)-dependent oxidoreductase, whose amino-acid sequence MEVGSFAGKVVVVTGGTGGIGRAVCEGFAEQGASVAVLDVRGTEQVASEVSKRYGVPAEGYELDVSDRSAVVRVMDAVVADLGGLDVLVTLAGGSLGTPKGLDEIEEEHVDLVVDVNVKGTFYCAQAALARMPDDGAVVTVSSIGGRQPSPVTGVPYAASKAAVLGLTRRLAREVGGRGQRVNAVAPGLFLTGRLQQMYDEMPAAERDEVLGAIPLGRFPELREIVDPVLFLAGPGASYITGVVLDVNGGRFMPL is encoded by the coding sequence ATGGAGGTCGGGTCGTTCGCCGGCAAGGTCGTGGTCGTCACCGGCGGTACGGGGGGCATCGGGCGCGCCGTGTGCGAGGGCTTTGCCGAGCAGGGCGCCTCGGTCGCCGTCCTGGACGTGCGCGGCACCGAGCAGGTGGCGAGCGAGGTCTCAAAGCGGTATGGCGTGCCCGCAGAGGGGTACGAGCTCGACGTCAGCGACCGCTCGGCGGTGGTGCGGGTGATGGACGCCGTCGTCGCCGACCTGGGCGGGCTGGACGTGCTGGTCACCCTGGCCGGCGGGTCGCTGGGCACCCCCAAGGGACTGGATGAGATCGAGGAGGAGCACGTCGACCTGGTGGTGGACGTCAACGTCAAGGGCACCTTCTACTGCGCGCAGGCGGCGCTGGCCCGGATGCCCGACGACGGCGCCGTCGTCACCGTCTCCTCGATCGGCGGCCGCCAGCCGTCTCCGGTGACCGGCGTCCCGTATGCCGCGTCCAAGGCCGCCGTGCTGGGCCTGACCCGTCGGCTGGCCAGGGAGGTGGGCGGCCGGGGGCAACGGGTCAACGCCGTTGCACCAGGGCTCTTCCTCACCGGCCGGCTGCAGCAGATGTATGACGAGATGCCCGCCGCCGAGCGCGACGAGGTGCTCGGCGCCATTCCGCTGGGTCGTTTCCCCGAGCTGCGCGAGATCGTCGACCCGGTGCTCTTCCTGGCCGGACCGGGGGCGTCATACATCACCGGGGTCGTGCTCGACGTCAACGGCGGGCGGTTCATGCCGCTCTGA
- a CDS encoding DsbA family oxidoreductase, whose protein sequence is MRIDVWSDLLCPFCHLGRRHLALALTEFEHADQVSVIWHSYQLDPDAPATLEGSNVQRLAEKYGVDRDQMVATQEQLAADAAEVGLDYRWEQTVGGNSYDAHRVIHLARFQGLEEAVTSRIMQAWFTEGRSIGDQDVLVELAADAGLDPEDVRGVLAQDSFGAEVRADIDLATRIGISAVPTFVLDQKFGVTGVQPVETMVGALRYAWADQGNTAGGGCGGNCGCGGGAPAEQVAPEPAAQGGCGSGACGCGGGAPAESAREPEPAAVGGCGSGTCGCR, encoded by the coding sequence GTGCGTATCGATGTGTGGTCCGACCTGCTCTGCCCGTTCTGCCACCTGGGGCGGCGCCATCTCGCGCTTGCCCTGACGGAGTTCGAGCACGCCGACCAGGTCTCGGTGATCTGGCACAGCTACCAGTTGGACCCGGACGCCCCGGCCACGCTCGAGGGCAGCAATGTCCAGCGCCTCGCGGAGAAGTACGGCGTCGACCGCGACCAGATGGTCGCCACCCAGGAGCAGCTGGCCGCGGACGCTGCGGAGGTGGGGCTGGACTACCGGTGGGAGCAGACGGTCGGCGGCAACTCCTACGACGCCCACCGGGTCATCCACCTCGCCCGCTTCCAGGGCCTAGAGGAGGCCGTGACCAGCCGCATCATGCAGGCCTGGTTCACCGAGGGCCGCTCGATCGGCGACCAGGACGTCCTCGTCGAGCTGGCCGCGGACGCCGGGCTGGACCCCGAGGATGTCCGCGGCGTGCTGGCGCAGGACTCCTTCGGCGCTGAGGTCCGCGCAGACATCGACCTGGCGACCCGGATCGGGATCTCCGCCGTGCCAACGTTCGTGCTCGACCAGAAGTTCGGCGTCACTGGCGTCCAGCCGGTCGAGACGATGGTCGGCGCGCTGCGCTACGCCTGGGCGGACCAGGGCAACACCGCCGGCGGCGGCTGCGGCGGCAACTGCGGCTGCGGCGGTGGCGCACCCGCCGAGCAGGTGGCGCCGGAGCCGGCCGCGCAGGGCGGCTGCGGCTCAGGGGCCTGCGGCTGCGGCGGCGGCGCACCCGCCGAGTCCGCGCGCGAGCCGGAACCGGCCGCGGTGGGCGGCTGCGGCTCAGGGACCTGCGGCTGCCGCTGA
- a CDS encoding acyl-CoA thioesterase produces the protein MTQVVVTRTVDWVDTDAAGHYHHSAVIRWVEAAENALHEELGLLDLFGTAPRVRYEVDYLDRLWFREQVGTTLWVEKVGTSSLAYAFEVVGPRGAAARGRMICVNVGAVDSAGSAGGACPWPPEVRERLESHADG, from the coding sequence GTGACCCAGGTCGTCGTCACCCGCACCGTCGACTGGGTCGACACCGACGCGGCCGGCCACTACCACCACTCGGCGGTCATCCGGTGGGTGGAGGCCGCCGAGAACGCCCTGCACGAGGAGCTGGGTCTGCTGGACCTCTTCGGCACCGCACCCCGGGTCCGGTACGAGGTGGACTACCTGGACCGGCTGTGGTTCCGGGAGCAGGTGGGCACGACGCTGTGGGTCGAGAAGGTCGGGACCTCCTCGCTGGCCTACGCCTTCGAGGTCGTGGGCCCGCGCGGCGCGGCGGCCCGGGGCCGGATGATCTGCGTCAACGTCGGTGCCGTGGACTCGGCGGGGTCCGCAGGCGGCGCATGCCCCTGGCCGCCCGAGGTCCGCGAACGGCTGGAGAGCCACGCGGACGGGTAG
- a CDS encoding AMP-binding protein produces MPEVQYPAQLNVGTVLLDDVIDRGGADRPCILAPDGTRWTYGELREHANRIAHVFVDDLGLVPGNRVLLRGPNNPWLVAIWIAALKAGAVIVPTMPMLRSKELRTICEIGNFNLAVCDHRFTKDLLNSQIPGLRTLTYGGSERRGEREDTSEGRARPAAPRSATEDTERRGEREDTSEGLEDILAMAQDKPATFEDVATAADDVSMLAFTSGTTGRPKATMHFHRDILANADTFSRYVLKPQPADVFIGTPPIAFTFGLGGLVIFPLRVGASTIMVEKATPEQLVDLIQELGATVCFTAPTAYKAMLAKGRAPALTGLRRAVSAGEHLPRATWEEFHEATGLKLIDGIGSTEMLHIFIGSSDDEIRPGSTGRPVPGYQAKIVDKAGRDAPDGVAGRLAVKGPTGCRYLADERQSVYVQDGWNITGDTFIRDEDGYFWYQARSDDMIISSGYNISGTEVEEALISHPEVMECAVVAAPDEERGYVVKAYVVPRGGLGQLGGEDGEATLRKALQDHVKGIIAPYKYPRKIEFLDALPRTSTGKVQRFVLRTEAAAATGSPSPGAVPS; encoded by the coding sequence GTGCCCGAGGTGCAGTACCCGGCGCAGCTCAACGTCGGCACGGTGCTGCTGGACGACGTGATCGACCGGGGCGGGGCCGACCGTCCGTGCATCCTCGCGCCCGACGGCACCCGCTGGACCTACGGCGAGCTGCGCGAACATGCCAACCGGATCGCGCACGTCTTCGTCGACGACCTGGGCCTCGTGCCCGGCAACCGGGTGCTGCTGCGCGGGCCGAACAACCCGTGGCTGGTGGCGATCTGGATTGCCGCACTCAAGGCCGGCGCGGTGATCGTCCCGACGATGCCGATGCTGCGCTCCAAGGAGCTGCGGACGATCTGCGAGATCGGCAACTTCAACCTGGCCGTGTGCGACCACCGGTTCACCAAGGACCTGCTCAACTCGCAGATCCCCGGGTTGCGGACGCTGACCTACGGCGGGTCGGAGCGGCGAGGAGAGCGCGAGGATACGAGCGAGGGACGAGCGAGGCCCGCAGCGCCGAGGAGCGCGACCGAGGACACGGAGCGGCGAGGAGAGCGCGAGGATACGAGCGAGGGCCTGGAGGACATCCTGGCCATGGCGCAGGACAAGCCGGCCACCTTCGAGGATGTTGCGACCGCCGCCGACGACGTCTCGATGTTGGCCTTCACCTCCGGCACGACCGGCCGCCCCAAGGCCACGATGCACTTTCACCGCGACATCCTGGCCAACGCCGACACCTTCTCCCGCTACGTGCTCAAACCGCAGCCGGCCGACGTCTTCATCGGCACACCGCCCATCGCCTTCACCTTCGGTCTGGGCGGGCTGGTCATCTTCCCGCTGCGGGTCGGGGCCAGCACGATCATGGTCGAGAAGGCGACCCCGGAGCAGCTGGTCGACCTGATCCAGGAGCTGGGGGCCACCGTCTGCTTCACCGCGCCCACGGCATACAAGGCGATGTTGGCCAAGGGCAGGGCGCCGGCGCTGACCGGCCTGCGCCGCGCGGTCTCGGCGGGGGAGCACCTGCCGCGCGCGACGTGGGAGGAGTTCCACGAGGCCACGGGGCTCAAGCTCATCGACGGCATCGGCTCGACCGAGATGCTGCACATCTTCATCGGCTCCTCCGACGACGAGATCCGGCCCGGCTCGACCGGGCGGCCGGTGCCCGGTTACCAGGCCAAGATCGTCGACAAGGCCGGGCGGGATGCCCCCGACGGCGTGGCTGGACGGCTCGCGGTCAAGGGCCCGACCGGGTGCCGCTACCTCGCCGACGAGCGGCAGAGCGTCTACGTCCAGGACGGCTGGAACATCACCGGCGACACCTTCATCCGGGACGAGGACGGCTATTTCTGGTATCAGGCCCGCTCGGACGACATGATCATCAGCTCGGGCTACAACATCTCCGGCACCGAGGTGGAGGAGGCGCTGATCTCCCACCCGGAGGTGATGGAGTGCGCCGTGGTCGCCGCCCCCGACGAGGAGCGGGGGTATGTCGTCAAGGCCTACGTCGTGCCGCGCGGCGGCCTTGGGCAGCTGGGTGGGGAGGACGGCGAGGCGACGCTGCGTAAGGCCCTGCAGGACCACGTGAAGGGCATCATCGCGCCGTACAAGTACCCGCGCAAGATTGAGTTCCTCGATGCGCTGCCGCGGACCTCGACCGGGAAGGTGCAGCGGTTCGTGCTGCGCACGGAGGCGGCGGCAGCCACGGGCTCGCCGTCGCCGGGGGCGGTCCCCTCGTGA
- a CDS encoding PaaX family transcriptional regulator C-terminal domain-containing protein gives MTTVKGTTSQAGDTGRPGTAVDAGLRALIVTIYGLYAREVGGWLSVSTLIRLMTRLDVDEPAVRSSISRLKRRGILEPERIDGRAGYALSAQAREILDAGDRRIFRRRRGTVDEGWVLAVFSVPESERRRRHTLRSRLSWLGFGSVGPGVWVAPAHLYDEAREMLLREDLAEYVDLFQATYLGFSAAAEEVARWWDLEGLGELYEQFYAEHAPVLASWRARRGKDDAGMAFADYVRVLTAWRRLPYLDPGLAPELLPRDWAGTRSADLFFALQRRLEGPSHRFVDEVS, from the coding sequence GTGACGACAGTCAAGGGCACGACATCACAAGCGGGTGACACCGGTCGCCCCGGGACCGCGGTCGACGCGGGCCTGCGCGCGCTCATCGTGACCATCTACGGCCTCTACGCCCGCGAGGTCGGGGGCTGGCTGAGCGTCAGTACCCTCATCCGGCTGATGACCCGCCTGGACGTGGACGAGCCGGCGGTACGCTCCTCGATCTCCCGGCTCAAGCGCCGCGGCATCCTGGAGCCGGAGCGGATCGACGGCCGGGCGGGCTACGCCCTGTCCGCCCAGGCCCGCGAGATCCTTGACGCCGGTGACCGGCGCATCTTCCGCCGCCGCAGGGGGACCGTCGACGAGGGCTGGGTGCTGGCCGTCTTCAGCGTTCCGGAGTCCGAGCGCCGCCGGCGGCATACCCTGCGCTCGCGGCTGTCCTGGCTGGGCTTCGGCTCGGTCGGCCCCGGCGTCTGGGTGGCGCCGGCCCACCTCTACGACGAGGCGCGCGAGATGTTGCTGCGCGAGGACCTGGCTGAGTATGTCGACCTGTTCCAGGCCACCTACCTCGGCTTCTCCGCCGCGGCCGAGGAGGTGGCCCGCTGGTGGGACCTGGAGGGCCTGGGCGAGCTCTACGAGCAGTTCTACGCCGAGCACGCCCCGGTGCTGGCGAGCTGGCGGGCCCGGCGAGGCAAGGACGACGCGGGTATGGCGTTCGCCGACTACGTGCGCGTGCTCACCGCCTGGCGGCGCCTGCCCTACCTCGACCCGGGCCTGGCCCCCGAGCTGCTCCCTCGGGACTGGGCCGGGACGCGGTCGGCCGACCTGTTCTTCGCGCTGCAGCGCCGGCTCGAGGGCCCCTCGCACCGGTTCGTGGACGAGGTCAGCTGA
- a CDS encoding ABC transporter ATP-binding protein: protein MSSAASTPDPAEGTGMPPAPPSTPILATRGLVSGYDGSRVLHGVDIAIPEGGVLALLGRNGVGKSTLINTIMGLVRPMAGSVTVAGQEVAGARPDRIAKLGVGLVPQGRRVYGPLTVAEHLDISDRSGRQGAWTRERVIDLLPRLGERMRNRGDQLSGGEQQMLAIARALLTNPTILLLDEPSDGLAPAIVQQVGEVVREVCAAGMTVLVVEQNLRLALSVADHVVVMQKGAVHWDVSVDEFRRNRTRAEELLGI, encoded by the coding sequence ATGAGCTCCGCCGCGTCCACGCCAGACCCCGCAGAAGGGACCGGTATGCCGCCCGCCCCACCCAGCACGCCCATCCTCGCCACCCGCGGGCTGGTCTCCGGCTACGACGGGTCCCGGGTCCTGCACGGGGTCGACATCGCCATCCCCGAGGGTGGGGTGCTGGCCCTGCTGGGCCGCAACGGCGTGGGTAAGTCGACCCTGATCAACACGATCATGGGGCTGGTCCGCCCGATGGCCGGCTCGGTGACCGTCGCCGGGCAGGAGGTGGCCGGCGCGCGGCCGGACCGGATCGCCAAGCTGGGCGTCGGTCTGGTGCCGCAGGGACGACGCGTCTACGGGCCGCTGACCGTCGCCGAGCACCTCGACATCTCCGACCGGTCCGGTCGGCAGGGCGCCTGGACCCGGGAGCGCGTGATCGACCTGCTGCCCCGGCTGGGCGAGCGGATGCGCAACCGCGGCGACCAGCTCTCCGGCGGCGAGCAGCAGATGCTGGCGATCGCCAGGGCGCTGCTGACCAACCCCACGATCCTGCTGCTCGACGAACCCTCCGACGGGCTGGCGCCGGCGATCGTCCAGCAGGTCGGTGAGGTCGTCCGCGAGGTCTGCGCCGCCGGGATGACCGTGCTCGTCGTGGAGCAGAACCTGCGCTTGGCCCTGTCCGTCGCCGACCACGTGGTCGTCATGCAGAAGGGCGCGGTGCACTGGGACGTGTCCGTCGACGAGTTCCGCCGCAACCGCACCCGCGCCGAGGAGCTGCTCGGCATCTGA
- a CDS encoding ABC transporter ATP-binding protein gives MTSRPDTRDTPHTQGSSGAPALRLHGLGKDFGSLSAVKDVSFDVAPGARHAVIGPNGAGKSTLFALVAGALPATAGTVMLHGDDVTKLSEHARARRGLVRTFQHSSLFLSATARENILIAVQRRHGVQGQPWRAVTRRRALLAEADEVLEQLMLQDRSGATAGSLSHGERRQLEVAVALATRPSVLLLDEPAAGMSPADTMAFQELVLGLPAEVTVLLVEHDLDLVFGVADRVTVLHLGEHLLTGDPDEVRASDAVQHAYLGAEDTSELFLEDGPG, from the coding sequence ATGACGAGCCGACCGGACACCCGCGACACGCCCCATACCCAGGGCTCTTCGGGCGCACCCGCGCTGCGCCTGCACGGCCTGGGCAAGGACTTCGGCAGCCTGTCGGCGGTCAAGGACGTCAGCTTCGACGTCGCCCCCGGCGCCCGGCACGCCGTCATCGGGCCCAACGGGGCGGGCAAGTCCACCCTCTTCGCGCTGGTCGCCGGGGCACTCCCGGCGACGGCGGGGACGGTGATGCTGCACGGCGACGACGTGACGAAACTGTCCGAGCACGCCCGGGCCCGCCGCGGGCTGGTCCGTACCTTCCAGCACTCCTCCCTCTTCCTCTCCGCCACCGCCCGGGAGAACATCCTCATCGCCGTGCAGCGCCGCCACGGCGTGCAGGGGCAGCCCTGGCGGGCGGTGACCCGGCGCCGGGCCCTGCTTGCCGAGGCGGACGAGGTCCTGGAACAGCTCATGCTCCAGGACCGTTCCGGCGCGACCGCGGGCTCGCTGTCCCACGGTGAGCGACGCCAGCTGGAGGTCGCCGTCGCGCTGGCGACCCGGCCCTCGGTGCTCCTGCTGGACGAGCCGGCTGCCGGGATGTCCCCGGCCGACACGATGGCCTTCCAGGAGCTGGTGCTGGGGCTGCCGGCCGAGGTCACGGTCCTGCTCGTCGAGCACGATCTCGACCTCGTCTTCGGGGTGGCCGACCGCGTCACCGTCCTGCACCTCGGCGAGCACCTGCTCACGGGGGACCCGGACGAGGTGCGGGCCAGCGACGCCGTGCAGCACGCCTACCTGGGCGCCGAGGACACCTCGGAGCTGTTCCTCGAGGACGGGCCGGGATGA
- a CDS encoding branched-chain amino acid ABC transporter permease, with product MSTTQPAPQARQATRGARQGARPQADPRRPFRPDLRTSVVVGAVLVALLAIPWVLGTYAVMTFTKILIFAVLAMSVNLLTGITGLPTLGQAAYFGVGAYAGALTAIHFSELGIVQILVAVGAGVIAALLTGPVAIRARGVAFLMITLAIGEIAYSAAGQLHGITRGTDGLSGIPPVVVAPGMEGLRNQGYIYYYVLAVAILAYVLVAILLRSPLGLTLRGLRDNESRLRAVGYRTGSYALAAYVIAGGLAALAGSLWTSSQRFVAPGDMGFQVAALALLAVIVGGVGSMWGACLGAMVVIFTRDYLGQMASGHGPLLLGILFVLAVYLLPKGLAGGPRQWGGLLRRLRKSAAGEVEV from the coding sequence ATGAGCACCACGCAGCCAGCGCCGCAGGCCCGGCAGGCCACCCGAGGGGCCCGACAGGGGGCCCGTCCGCAGGCCGACCCGCGGCGCCCGTTCCGCCCCGACCTGCGGACCAGCGTCGTCGTCGGTGCCGTCCTGGTCGCGCTGCTCGCCATCCCGTGGGTGCTGGGCACGTATGCGGTGATGACCTTCACCAAGATCCTGATCTTCGCCGTGCTGGCCATGAGCGTGAACCTGCTCACCGGGATCACCGGCCTGCCCACGCTGGGCCAGGCCGCCTACTTCGGGGTTGGCGCCTACGCCGGCGCGCTCACCGCGATCCACTTCTCCGAGCTGGGCATCGTGCAGATCCTCGTCGCGGTGGGCGCCGGGGTCATCGCCGCGCTGCTCACCGGACCGGTCGCCATCCGGGCCCGCGGCGTCGCCTTCCTGATGATCACCCTGGCCATCGGCGAGATCGCCTACAGCGCCGCCGGCCAGCTGCACGGCATCACCCGCGGCACCGACGGGCTGTCCGGCATCCCGCCGGTGGTGGTCGCGCCCGGGATGGAGGGCCTGCGCAACCAGGGCTACATCTACTACTACGTGCTCGCGGTCGCGATCCTCGCCTACGTCCTGGTGGCCATCCTGCTGCGCTCGCCCCTGGGCCTGACCCTGCGCGGGCTGCGCGACAACGAGTCGCGGCTGCGGGCCGTCGGTTACCGCACCGGCAGCTACGCACTCGCCGCCTACGTCATCGCCGGTGGCCTCGCCGCGCTCGCCGGCTCCCTGTGGACCTCCTCCCAGCGCTTCGTCGCGCCCGGCGACATGGGCTTCCAGGTCGCGGCGCTGGCCCTGCTGGCGGTCATCGTCGGCGGCGTCGGGTCGATGTGGGGCGCCTGCCTGGGCGCGATGGTGGTCATCTTCACCCGCGACTACCTGGGTCAGATGGCCTCCGGGCACGGGCCCCTGCTGCTCGGCATCCTCTTCGTCCTCGCCGTCTACCTGCTGCCCAAGGGCTTGGCGGGCGGCCCGAGACAGTGGGGCGGGCTGCTGCGGCGACTGCGTAAGAGCGCCGCGGGGGAGGTGGAGGTATGA
- a CDS encoding branched-chain amino acid ABC transporter permease, with amino-acid sequence MIDGVAFGLLLFTLAVGLSLVFGMMDVLNLAHGTLYLAGAYTAYALSDGSWLGLLIAIVVGLLVGVLGGGLLAAAVAPLQGRGHLDQAALTLGISFIVAEIFLMVFSAETLSAAPPAALAGSITVLGYTYPLYRLVFIGVAGVLAALVYLAFERSSVGALVRATVADRDMVRAMGVDTRKILFGVFAFGAALATLGGVLGAPILAPGPHVDQRVLVLSLVVVVIGGLGSVRGALLGALLIGQVQTLGVALLPTYAPFLLFGAMLFVLAVRPQGLFATGKTA; translated from the coding sequence ATGATCGACGGGGTCGCCTTCGGGCTGCTCCTGTTCACCCTGGCGGTCGGTCTGTCCCTGGTCTTCGGGATGATGGACGTGCTGAACCTCGCGCACGGCACGCTCTACCTGGCCGGGGCCTACACGGCCTACGCGCTCTCCGACGGCAGCTGGCTGGGCCTGCTCATCGCCATCGTGGTGGGCCTGCTCGTGGGCGTCCTGGGCGGTGGGTTGCTCGCCGCGGCCGTGGCGCCGCTGCAAGGGCGCGGGCACCTGGACCAGGCGGCGCTGACGCTGGGCATCTCGTTCATCGTCGCGGAGATCTTCCTCATGGTCTTCTCCGCCGAGACGCTCTCCGCCGCCCCGCCCGCCGCACTGGCCGGCTCCATCACCGTCCTGGGCTACACCTACCCCCTCTACCGGCTGGTCTTCATCGGAGTGGCCGGCGTGCTCGCGGCGCTGGTCTACCTGGCCTTCGAGCGGTCCTCGGTCGGGGCCCTGGTCCGGGCCACCGTCGCCGACCGCGACATGGTGCGGGCCATGGGGGTCGACACCCGCAAGATCCTCTTCGGCGTCTTCGCCTTCGGGGCCGCGCTGGCCACCCTCGGCGGCGTCCTGGGTGCCCCGATCCTGGCGCCCGGGCCGCACGTTGACCAACGGGTGCTGGTGCTGTCCCTGGTCGTCGTGGTCATCGGCGGGCTGGGCTCGGTGCGCGGCGCGCTGCTGGGGGCGCTGCTCATCGGCCAGGTCCAGACGCTGGGCGTGGCCCTGCTGCCCACCTACGCTCCGTTCCTGCTCTTCGGAGCGATGCTCTTCGTCCTGGCCGTGCGGCCGCAAGGGTTGTTCGCGACGGGGAAGACCGCATGA